In Chloracidobacterium sp., the following proteins share a genomic window:
- a CDS encoding heme-copper oxidase subunit III, which translates to MEIGTADIVEEIVEPGKRRTSGIGGSNKPGNGKGRGPNGPGGDRPDDGDAEDRFAPEKSRIFTGFLLLVVVMTFGGLIAAYVVIATNNVAEWHPFDLPIQVWLSTVIIIASSITYHFGKLATERNDQPSAKRRFIATTVLGAAFISSQILAWIELTRRGLYISGNPYAGFFYILTAVHAVHVIGGVAALGSILLRVWNPTSIEDELLRRRSVAQVVGWYWHVVGALWLVLFILLGFWK; encoded by the coding sequence ATGGAGATCGGGACCGCCGACATTGTCGAAGAGATCGTTGAACCCGGAAAGCGTCGGACCTCAGGTATCGGCGGCTCAAACAAACCCGGCAACGGAAAAGGCCGCGGCCCGAACGGTCCGGGCGGCGACCGGCCCGATGACGGCGACGCGGAAGATCGCTTTGCTCCCGAAAAATCGCGTATCTTTACGGGCTTTCTGCTGCTCGTCGTCGTGATGACCTTTGGCGGCTTGATAGCGGCCTATGTGGTGATTGCCACGAATAACGTCGCCGAATGGCACCCATTCGACCTGCCAATCCAGGTGTGGCTTAGCACGGTAATAATTATTGCAAGCAGCATTACCTATCACTTCGGAAAGCTCGCGACGGAACGCAACGACCAGCCGTCGGCTAAACGCCGGTTTATCGCGACCACGGTCCTCGGCGCGGCCTTTATCTCGTCACAGATCCTGGCGTGGATTGAACTTACGCGGCGCGGCCTCTACATCTCGGGGAATCCTTATGCAGGCTTTTTCTATATCCTGACGGCCGTGCACGCCGTCCATGTGATCGGCGGCGTTGCGGCGCTCGGCTCGATACTGCTTCGCGTCTGGAATCCGACATCGATCGAGGACGAACTCCTGAGGCGCCGTTCAGTAGCTCAGGTCGTCGGCTGGTACTGGCACGTAGTCGGAGCGCTGTGGCTCGTGCTGTTCATCTTGCTCGGATTCTGGAAGTGA
- a CDS encoding DUF420 domain-containing protein, which produces MDLLHIFPHINASLNGLSGLFLLTGFVFILKRRIHQHRLCMLAASGISALFLISYITHHTLRTYYFGLGPTKFTGEGLIRPIYFTILTSHTILAALVAPFVIMTLHRALRGRFDAHRKLARLVYPIWLYVSVTGVVVYLILYQLYPSR; this is translated from the coding sequence ATGGACCTGCTCCATATCTTTCCACACATCAACGCTTCGCTCAACGGCCTTAGCGGGCTGTTCCTACTGACGGGCTTTGTATTTATCCTAAAGCGGCGTATTCATCAGCACCGCTTGTGCATGTTGGCGGCGAGCGGCATCTCGGCGTTGTTCCTTATTAGCTACATAACACATCATACTTTGAGAACATACTATTTTGGTCTCGGCCCGACGAAATTTACCGGTGAAGGTCTTATCCGCCCGATCTATTTCACGATACTCACGTCACACACGATACTAGCCGCGCTTGTCGCCCCATTTGTTATCATGACGCTCCACCGAGCTTTAAGAGGCCGGTTCGATGCTCACCGGAAGCTCGCTCGGCTCGTCTATCCGATCTGGCTGTATGTATCTGTCACCGGCGTAGTCGTATATTTGATACTCTATCAACTCTATCCTTCCCGATGA
- a CDS encoding winged helix-turn-helix transcriptional regulator, translating into MKRDVFQAISDPTRRAIIALIALQAMTPNAIASHFETSRQAVSKHLRILTECELVTQDSRGREVYYRLEIDKMKEIDEWLEQYRKIWETRYDQLDEMFARLKKEEE; encoded by the coding sequence ATGAAACGAGATGTTTTTCAGGCAATTTCCGACCCGACAAGACGGGCGATCATCGCGTTGATCGCTTTGCAGGCGATGACGCCGAATGCTATTGCTTCGCATTTTGAGACATCGCGGCAGGCGGTGTCTAAGCACCTGCGGATACTGACCGAATGCGAACTTGTAACGCAAGACAGCCGCGGCCGCGAGGTCTATTACCGTTTGGAGATCGACAAGATGAAAGAGATCGACGAATGGTTGGAGCAATATCGCAAGATCTGGGAGACGCGATACGACCAGCTTGATGAAATGTTTGCAAGATTAAAGAAAGAGGAAGAGTAA
- a CDS encoding SRPBCC domain-containing protein, which produces MGMDFVVDIEAKTVSITKEFLARIDLVWDAYTKPELLDQWWAPKPFASRTKVLNFEVGGRRFYAMVGPDGAERWAVQRYTSITPKTNFKFFNAFADADENLQLPGSDWDFNFTDQGDTTKVSVSIYNESLERMERILESGFTEGTEAQLKNLEDLLAILSASKGAA; this is translated from the coding sequence ATGGGAATGGATTTTGTTGTAGATATAGAGGCGAAGACAGTCTCGATAACAAAAGAGTTTTTGGCCCGCATCGATCTGGTGTGGGACGCATATACGAAACCTGAATTGCTTGATCAATGGTGGGCGCCAAAGCCGTTTGCTTCGCGCACGAAGGTACTCAATTTCGAAGTCGGCGGACGCAGATTTTACGCAATGGTCGGCCCCGACGGAGCCGAGCGTTGGGCGGTGCAGAGATATACTTCGATCACACCAAAAACCAATTTCAAGTTCTTTAACGCCTTCGCCGACGCCGATGAGAATCTTCAACTGCCCGGCTCGGATTGGGATTTCAATTTCACCGATCAAGGCGATACGACGAAGGTCAGCGTCTCGATCTACAACGAATCGCTCGAACGCATGGAACGCATCCTGGAAAGCGGCTTTACCGAGGGAACCGAAGCGCAGTTGAAGAACTTGGAAGATCTCTTGGCGATCCTATCAGCCTCAAAGGGAGCAGCGTAA